Proteins found in one Geomonas subterranea genomic segment:
- a CDS encoding IclR family transcriptional regulator, which translates to MKKGGEKTNYNRSVSRALDVLEQFLGDDHEVGLTELSRRLKLPKNNVFRLLATLELRGYLGKDSVTERYQLGFKTVELSQNAFRQRGLGRSRAVMERLVRECNETACVSIMADYRVINLDAVQCDHNLRVIPALGVHLPAYCTAPGKSLMAHFAEEAIVKYASTNKFEKHTPHTIVDPESWKHQLRVIAQQGYAMEMEELNMGVTSVGAPIRDYTSRVIGALSILGPSQRFPLERMEHELVPLLKQGAADISARFGY; encoded by the coding sequence ATGAAAAAGGGCGGGGAAAAGACGAACTATAACCGAAGCGTCAGCCGGGCTCTGGACGTTCTGGAGCAGTTCCTCGGGGATGACCATGAGGTCGGCTTGACCGAATTGAGCCGGCGCCTCAAGTTGCCCAAAAACAACGTATTCCGGTTGCTGGCCACGTTGGAACTGCGCGGTTACCTCGGCAAGGACTCGGTGACCGAGCGCTACCAGCTCGGGTTCAAAACGGTGGAACTCTCCCAGAACGCCTTCAGGCAGCGAGGGCTGGGACGGTCGCGGGCGGTGATGGAGCGGCTTGTGCGTGAATGTAACGAGACCGCGTGCGTCTCCATCATGGCCGACTACAGGGTGATCAATCTCGACGCCGTGCAGTGCGATCACAACCTGCGCGTCATACCTGCTCTTGGTGTGCATTTGCCCGCATATTGCACCGCGCCGGGTAAATCGCTCATGGCCCATTTCGCCGAGGAGGCCATCGTCAAATACGCCTCCACGAACAAGTTCGAAAAGCATACCCCACATACCATCGTTGATCCAGAAAGCTGGAAGCACCAACTGCGGGTGATCGCCCAACAGGGGTACGCGATGGAGATGGAGGAATTGAACATGGGGGTGACCAGCGTCGGGGCGCCCATCCGCGACTACACCTCGCGCGTCATAGGTGCTCTCAGCATCCTGGGGCCTTCGCAGCGCTTTCCGCTGGAACGGATGGAGCATGAGTTGGTGCCGTTGCTGAAGCAGGGTGCGGCCGATATTTCCGCCAGGTTCGGCTATTAA
- a CDS encoding AAA family ATPase, with protein MTDIKFAGTDSYIATDDLKLAVNSAMVLGRPLLVKGEPGTGKTMLAEEVARALDKPLFQWHIKSSTKAQQGLYEYDAVSRLRDSQLGDARVHEIGNYIVKGKLWEAFKSERQAVLLIDEVDKADIEFPNDLLRELDRMEFYVYETKELVQARHRPVIIITSNNEKELPDAFLRRCFFHYIRFPDRETLESIVSVHYPGLNRALVTEALGVFLGVREMPGMKKKPSTSELLDWLKILAAEGVSPQALQAAARERVMPPLHGALLKNEQDLQLFQTQPRRTGSGFRA; from the coding sequence ATGACTGACATAAAATTCGCGGGAACCGACTCCTACATAGCGACGGATGACCTGAAGCTGGCTGTCAACTCCGCGATGGTGCTGGGGAGGCCGCTGCTGGTGAAGGGTGAGCCGGGAACGGGCAAGACCATGCTTGCGGAGGAGGTGGCCCGTGCTCTGGACAAGCCGCTGTTCCAGTGGCACATCAAGTCGAGCACCAAGGCCCAGCAGGGGCTCTACGAGTACGACGCGGTCTCGCGCCTGCGCGACTCGCAGCTTGGCGACGCTCGTGTGCATGAGATAGGAAACTACATCGTGAAGGGGAAGCTCTGGGAGGCGTTCAAATCGGAACGGCAGGCGGTGCTTTTGATCGACGAGGTGGACAAGGCGGACATCGAGTTCCCCAACGACCTGCTGCGCGAACTGGACCGGATGGAGTTCTACGTCTACGAGACGAAGGAACTGGTGCAGGCGAGGCACCGCCCGGTGATCATCATCACGAGCAACAACGAGAAGGAGCTGCCGGACGCCTTCCTGCGCCGCTGCTTCTTCCATTACATCCGCTTCCCGGACCGGGAGACGCTGGAGAGCATCGTCTCGGTGCACTACCCCGGCCTGAACCGGGCACTGGTGACCGAGGCCCTGGGGGTGTTTCTGGGTGTCAGGGAAATGCCGGGGATGAAGAAGAAGCCTTCCACCTCCGAGCTCCTCGACTGGCTGAAGATCCTGGCGGCGGAAGGGGTGTCGCCTCAGGCACTGCAGGCTGCGGCCAGGGAGAGGGTGATGCCGCCCCTGCACGGCGCCCTGCTGAAAAACGAACAGGACCTGCAGCTGTTCCAGACGCAGCCCCGGCGCACCGGTTCAGGCTTCAGGGCCTGA
- a CDS encoding vWA domain-containing protein, whose protein sequence is MLIDFFLGLKRAGVPVTLYEFLTLLEALEKRLAFGSAEEFYFLARLILVKDEVNYDKFDRVFMEFFQGATLGEGGLFAGIPEEWLRKIKEKFLSEEQKRQIQALGGLDKLLETLKQRLAEQKERHQGGSKWIGTGGTSPFGAYGYHPEGIRIGQPESRHRRAVKVWDRREFRNLDGSAELGTRNMKMALRRVRHFAREGAQEELDLPGTIRATANNAGYLDLRMVPERHNKVKVLLLLDVGGSMDPHVEDCEQLFCAARSEFKHLEHFYFHNCVYEKVWRDNRRRHHHHLPTFDLIHHFGPDWKLILVGDATMGPYEIEWRGGSVEHDNAEAGSVWLSRLLAQYPRAVWLNPVSQREWEFSSSVRIIRRMMGDRMFPLTVDGVGQAVELLNR, encoded by the coding sequence GTGCTGATCGACTTCTTCCTGGGGCTGAAGCGGGCCGGGGTGCCGGTCACGCTGTACGAATTCCTGACGCTGCTCGAGGCGCTGGAGAAACGGCTGGCCTTTGGCAGCGCCGAGGAATTCTACTTCCTCGCGCGCCTCATCCTGGTGAAGGATGAAGTCAACTACGACAAGTTCGATCGCGTCTTCATGGAGTTTTTCCAGGGAGCCACCCTCGGGGAAGGCGGGCTTTTCGCCGGGATCCCGGAGGAGTGGCTGCGCAAGATCAAGGAGAAGTTCCTGTCCGAGGAGCAAAAGCGCCAGATCCAGGCGCTGGGGGGGCTGGACAAGCTCCTGGAGACGCTGAAACAGCGCCTTGCCGAGCAGAAGGAGCGTCACCAGGGGGGCAGCAAGTGGATCGGCACCGGCGGCACCTCCCCCTTCGGCGCCTACGGCTACCACCCCGAGGGGATCCGGATAGGCCAGCCGGAGTCGCGCCACCGGCGGGCGGTCAAGGTCTGGGACAGGCGTGAGTTTCGCAACCTGGACGGCTCGGCGGAGCTCGGCACCCGCAACATGAAGATGGCCCTGCGCCGGGTGCGCCACTTCGCCCGCGAGGGCGCACAGGAGGAGCTCGACCTTCCGGGCACCATCCGGGCCACCGCAAACAACGCCGGGTACCTGGATCTGCGCATGGTCCCGGAGCGGCACAACAAGGTGAAGGTGCTTTTGTTGCTGGACGTGGGAGGATCGATGGACCCGCACGTGGAAGACTGCGAGCAGCTCTTCTGCGCGGCCCGCAGCGAATTCAAGCACCTGGAGCATTTCTACTTTCACAACTGCGTCTACGAGAAGGTGTGGCGCGACAACCGGCGCCGTCACCACCATCATCTCCCCACCTTCGACCTGATCCACCACTTCGGCCCGGACTGGAAGCTGATCCTGGTCGGGGACGCCACCATGGGACCCTACGAAATCGAGTGGCGGGGGGGGAGCGTGGAGCACGACAACGCGGAGGCGGGGTCGGTGTGGCTGTCCCGGCTGCTGGCCCAGTACCCGCGCGCCGTCTGGCTGAACCCCGTGTCCCAGCGCGAGTGGGAGTTCAGCAGCTCGGTCCGCATCATCCGCCGGATGATGGGGGACCGCATGTTTCCCCTGACGGTGGACGGGGTAGGGCAGGCAGTCGAGTTGCTGAACAGGTAA
- a CDS encoding radical SAM protein, with the protein MAPYAGFEQGPIRPPSEADSLLIRVNRNCPWNRCTFCSLYKKRKFSIRPAEDVIRDIDTIHHLIKKIAAGAPPQSLSGEQQEVLAAWNWYGSGMESVFLQDADSFTCRPENLLRILHHLRERFPGVKRITCYARSASLARTPDGALKELAAAGLNRIHVGMETGSETLLKLVRKGVGKEEQVAAGLKVKGAGIELSEYFLAGLGGTELSREHAEESADVINRINPDFIRFRALHVLDNLDLFPDGGKPFRFAPDLVLARETRTFLERLDGITGAVRSDHGFNLFQEINGAFPGGKERMVAVPTRFMELEPDQRVLFQVGKRTGSLQRLDDLQRTERVDPVREMCRKAGITAANVDERMHAMMQERMRRGIYW; encoded by the coding sequence ATGGCACCATACGCCGGGTTCGAGCAGGGCCCGATCCGCCCCCCCAGCGAGGCCGACAGCCTCTTGATCCGGGTGAACCGGAACTGTCCCTGGAACCGCTGCACCTTCTGCTCCCTCTACAAGAAGCGGAAGTTCTCCATCCGGCCGGCCGAGGACGTCATCCGTGACATCGACACCATCCACCATCTGATCAAAAAGATCGCCGCGGGTGCGCCACCGCAATCCCTGTCGGGGGAGCAGCAGGAAGTGCTTGCCGCCTGGAACTGGTACGGCTCCGGAATGGAGTCGGTATTCCTGCAGGATGCGGACAGTTTCACCTGCCGGCCGGAAAACCTGCTGCGGATCCTCCACCACCTGCGGGAGAGGTTTCCCGGGGTGAAGAGGATCACCTGTTATGCCCGCTCCGCGAGCCTCGCCCGTACCCCGGATGGCGCGCTTAAGGAACTCGCCGCGGCCGGGCTGAACCGGATTCACGTGGGGATGGAGACCGGCTCCGAGACGCTGCTCAAGCTGGTGCGCAAGGGGGTAGGGAAGGAGGAGCAGGTCGCGGCGGGGCTCAAGGTGAAGGGGGCGGGGATCGAACTATCGGAGTATTTCCTGGCCGGTCTGGGGGGGACGGAGCTTTCGCGCGAGCACGCCGAGGAGAGCGCCGACGTCATCAACCGGATCAACCCGGACTTCATCCGCTTCAGGGCGTTGCACGTACTGGACAACCTGGACCTTTTCCCGGACGGCGGCAAACCCTTCCGCTTTGCGCCGGACCTGGTGCTGGCACGGGAGACCCGCACCTTCCTCGAAAGGCTCGACGGCATCACCGGCGCGGTCAGAAGCGACCATGGCTTCAACCTGTTCCAGGAGATCAACGGCGCCTTCCCCGGCGGTAAGGAGCGCATGGTCGCGGTGCCCACGAGGTTCATGGAGCTGGAGCCGGATCAGCGGGTCCTGTTCCAGGTGGGGAAAAGGACCGGGTCCCTGCAGCGACTCGATGACCTCCAGCGCACCGAACGGGTCGACCCGGTGCGGGAGATGTGCCGAAAAGCGGGGATCACGGCGGCCAACGTGGATGAGCGGATGCACGCGATGATGCAGGAGAGGATGAGAAGGGGGATCTACTGGTGA
- a CDS encoding sigma-54-dependent Fis family transcriptional regulator: protein MSKSQKKKNIPGDATKHKVRSLVQFCADTGNIWLHEHRMLLIHAEAQGAMRRELIDTLGMSRARALLMRMGFASGVQDAEVFKRQLEGVSDQEAFLVGTQLHTLEGVAKVTTLELEVDRAAGKFSGQFMWENSWEGNWHMRHYGPHSAPTCWSQLGYACGYTSALMGRPILYKEVECIGRGDKHCRTVGKPLEEWDDTEEFKRIFHPDPIADELRELQTQVVELRSAINEKEKLPADVVGKSPAFLTAYGLLKQAAGSQITVLLQGETGVGKEVFARTLHERSTRSKAPFIAVNCAAIPHDLVESELFGVEKGAYTGALASRPGRFERASGGTLFLDEIGDLPLPAQAKLLRVLQEGEIERLGDHKVRKVDVRLVAATNIDLKQLVSEGKFRSDLYYRLNAFLVKIPSLSERKEDILLLAERFVEKYAAIQGKKLRGFTDKAKRALLAYPWPGNIRELQNMVERGVILAQHGARIELDQMFSSTADEANVEYSVSSTGNLDLNHSSAGKALCEAVLEGGLTLEQVESMMIRAAVEKEGGNLAASARALGLTRPQLAYRLGSLQQKGEGSFRLQDPFVNPDIC, encoded by the coding sequence ATGAGCAAGTCACAGAAAAAGAAAAACATTCCCGGCGACGCCACAAAGCACAAGGTGCGTTCCCTGGTGCAATTTTGCGCCGACACCGGCAACATCTGGCTGCACGAACACCGCATGCTGCTGATCCACGCGGAGGCGCAGGGGGCCATGCGCAGGGAACTGATCGACACCCTGGGGATGAGCCGCGCCAGGGCCCTTCTCATGCGCATGGGTTTCGCTTCCGGCGTTCAGGACGCCGAGGTGTTCAAAAGACAGCTCGAAGGGGTCTCGGACCAGGAGGCGTTCCTGGTCGGGACACAGCTGCACACACTGGAGGGGGTCGCCAAGGTCACCACGCTGGAATTGGAGGTCGACCGGGCTGCGGGAAAGTTCTCCGGTCAGTTCATGTGGGAGAACTCCTGGGAAGGAAACTGGCACATGAGGCACTACGGCCCCCACTCGGCCCCGACCTGCTGGAGCCAACTCGGCTATGCCTGCGGCTACACCTCGGCTCTCATGGGGCGTCCCATCCTCTACAAGGAGGTGGAGTGCATCGGCAGGGGGGACAAGCATTGCCGCACCGTCGGCAAGCCGCTGGAGGAATGGGATGACACGGAGGAGTTCAAAAGGATCTTCCACCCGGACCCCATAGCCGACGAGCTCAGGGAACTGCAGACCCAGGTGGTGGAGCTGCGCTCCGCCATCAACGAAAAGGAGAAACTCCCCGCGGACGTGGTGGGCAAATCCCCCGCGTTCCTGACGGCATACGGCCTGCTCAAGCAGGCGGCGGGAAGTCAGATCACGGTCCTTTTGCAGGGGGAGACCGGGGTGGGCAAGGAGGTGTTCGCGCGCACCCTGCATGAGCGGAGCACTAGGAGCAAGGCCCCCTTCATCGCCGTGAACTGCGCCGCCATCCCCCATGACCTGGTGGAATCGGAGCTGTTCGGCGTGGAAAAGGGGGCCTACACCGGGGCGCTCGCATCGCGCCCGGGGCGCTTCGAGCGGGCCAGCGGCGGCACCTTGTTCCTGGACGAGATCGGCGACCTGCCACTGCCGGCGCAGGCGAAACTGCTGCGCGTGTTACAGGAGGGGGAAATCGAGCGGCTGGGGGACCACAAGGTCCGCAAGGTGGACGTAAGGCTGGTGGCGGCCACCAACATCGACCTGAAACAGCTGGTGAGCGAAGGGAAGTTCCGCTCCGACCTCTACTATCGCCTCAACGCGTTCCTGGTCAAGATCCCGTCGCTCAGCGAGAGGAAGGAGGACATCCTGCTGCTCGCGGAGCGCTTCGTGGAGAAATACGCGGCGATACAGGGGAAGAAGCTGCGGGGCTTCACCGACAAGGCCAAGCGGGCCCTGCTGGCGTACCCCTGGCCGGGCAACATCCGGGAACTGCAGAACATGGTGGAGCGCGGGGTGATCCTGGCCCAGCACGGCGCCCGCATCGAGCTGGACCAGATGTTCTCCTCGACCGCCGACGAAGCAAACGTGGAATACAGCGTCAGCAGCACCGGCAACCTCGACCTCAATCACAGTTCGGCGGGAAAGGCACTGTGCGAGGCGGTTCTGGAAGGGGGCCTGACCCTTGAGCAGGTGGAGAGCATGATGATCAGGGCCGCCGTGGAAAAGGAGGGTGGCAATCTTGCCGCTTCGGCGCGTGCGCTGGGGCTCACCCGCCCGCAGCTTGCCTACCGCCTGGGGAGCCTGCAGCAGAAAGGGGAAGGCTCTTTCCGCCTCCAGGATCCTTTCGTCAACCCCGACATCTGCTGA
- a CDS encoding FAD-dependent oxidoreductase → MEQQTGKYQVRILGIEEYRALTACQSACPVGTDTKRYVSAISRGDYEKAYLIARQTNPLVSVCSRVCTAPCEKSCRKGETGSPVDIRALKRFACDQHGAASTKRVVQRLDELSRRADWVSDRAGNHVLNLSRQVGKARTKQAAAAQGARVAIVGSGPTGLAAAHDLALLGYAVTIFEAAPHAGGQLRSGIPAFRLPKDVLQKEIDAILELGVELRLNTTVGADLTLTQLREEGYQAVLLTIGLQDPMRIEIEGTGLRGVHTGIDYVRNHDKIELGRSCLVIGGGGVAIDCAQHAVRQGAEQVMIACLESWETMPASRVEIEDAQEEGITFHPSLGPQRFLGEDGRVTGVQFMKVASIFDGEGRFNPSYEPDSEHVIRVDSVILAVGQASNLASLKGLEGLEVTPAGQIKAGDDMSTSLPGVFAGGDVRWRFARNATEAIADGQKAARSIHGYLRGEALNVRQTGHMRALPADFLNTRCDTIAAARIPKREAQVRVRTREEITLGFEEKEAREQAARCRQCSIQTVFDRSRCLLCGTCVDTCTQGTLKLVRLEDIEGDERLAQLTAALKKGAPGTRARTAIIKDESRCVSCGMCARRCPGGAITMAEFNLDEEWE, encoded by the coding sequence ATGGAACAACAAACCGGCAAGTACCAGGTGAGGATCCTGGGTATCGAGGAGTACCGGGCGCTGACCGCGTGCCAGAGCGCCTGCCCCGTGGGGACGGACACCAAGCGCTACGTGAGCGCCATCTCCAGGGGGGACTACGAGAAGGCCTACCTGATCGCCCGGCAGACCAACCCGCTGGTCTCGGTCTGCAGCAGGGTCTGCACCGCGCCCTGCGAGAAGTCCTGCCGCAAGGGGGAGACCGGCAGCCCGGTGGACATAAGGGCGCTGAAGCGCTTCGCCTGCGACCAGCACGGCGCCGCTTCCACGAAGCGCGTGGTGCAGCGGCTGGACGAGCTTTCCCGGCGCGCCGACTGGGTGAGCGACCGCGCGGGCAACCACGTGCTGAACCTCTCCAGGCAGGTCGGGAAGGCCAGGACGAAACAGGCGGCCGCCGCCCAGGGGGCGCGGGTGGCCATCGTCGGTTCCGGCCCCACCGGGCTTGCCGCGGCCCACGACCTGGCGCTCCTGGGGTACGCGGTGACCATCTTCGAGGCGGCTCCCCACGCAGGCGGGCAGCTCCGCTCCGGCATCCCGGCGTTCCGCCTCCCCAAGGACGTCCTGCAAAAGGAGATCGACGCCATCCTGGAACTCGGGGTGGAGCTCAGGCTGAACACCACGGTGGGCGCCGACCTGACCCTCACCCAGTTGCGCGAAGAGGGGTACCAGGCGGTGCTATTAACCATCGGCCTGCAGGACCCGATGCGCATCGAGATCGAGGGGACGGGGCTGCGCGGCGTCCACACCGGGATCGATTACGTCAGAAACCACGACAAGATCGAACTGGGGAGGAGCTGCCTGGTGATCGGGGGGGGCGGGGTCGCCATCGACTGCGCCCAGCACGCGGTGCGCCAGGGGGCGGAGCAGGTGATGATCGCCTGCCTGGAATCGTGGGAGACCATGCCTGCCAGCCGCGTGGAGATCGAGGACGCGCAGGAAGAGGGGATCACCTTCCACCCTTCCCTGGGGCCGCAGCGCTTCCTGGGAGAGGACGGCAGGGTGACCGGGGTCCAGTTCATGAAGGTGGCCTCCATCTTCGACGGGGAGGGGAGGTTCAACCCGAGCTATGAGCCTGACTCGGAGCACGTAATCCGGGTGGACTCGGTGATCCTCGCGGTGGGGCAGGCCTCGAACCTTGCCTCCCTGAAAGGGCTGGAAGGGCTGGAAGTCACCCCGGCCGGGCAGATCAAGGCGGGCGACGACATGTCCACGAGCCTCCCCGGGGTCTTCGCCGGTGGGGACGTGCGCTGGCGCTTCGCCAGAAACGCGACCGAGGCGATCGCCGACGGGCAGAAGGCGGCGCGCTCCATCCACGGCTACCTGCGCGGCGAGGCGTTGAACGTCAGGCAGACGGGTCACATGAGGGCGCTGCCGGCGGACTTTTTGAACACCCGCTGCGACACCATCGCCGCCGCCAGGATCCCCAAAAGGGAGGCGCAGGTGAGGGTGCGGACCCGGGAGGAGATCACCCTGGGGTTTGAGGAAAAAGAGGCCCGCGAGCAGGCGGCCCGCTGCCGGCAGTGCAGCATCCAGACCGTCTTCGACCGTTCCCGCTGCCTTTTGTGCGGCACCTGCGTCGACACCTGCACGCAGGGGACGCTGAAGCTGGTGCGCCTGGAGGATATCGAGGGGGACGAGAGGCTGGCACAGCTCACCGCCGCCCTGAAGAAGGGGGCGCCCGGGACCAGGGCGAGGACCGCGATCATCAAGGACGAGAGCAGGTGCGTCTCCTGCGGCATGTGCGCCCGGCGCTGCCCCGGCGGCGCCATCACCATGGCGGAGTTCAACCTCGACGAGGAATGGGAATAG
- a CDS encoding cytochrome b N-terminal domain-containing protein produces the protein MSATVYTIRDSIKNLPKNIRSSVVRPVEGTPEQARAAAVFGNVFLHIHPARVHENSLRFGYTLGLGLISFYLFLILAISGTLLMFYYTPSTQLAYHNMKDLEYVVSFGVILRNIHRWSAHAMVAAVFLHMCRVFYTGSYKAPREFNWVVGVSLLLMTLFLSFTGYLLPWDQLAFWAITVGSNIAAYAPWIGEKIRFVMLGGNEVGQMALIRFYVLHVALLPVVALVLMGVHFWRIRKDGGLSRPADR, from the coding sequence ATGAGCGCAACGGTCTACACAATCAGAGATTCCATCAAGAACCTCCCCAAGAACATCAGGAGCTCGGTGGTCCGCCCCGTGGAGGGGACGCCGGAACAGGCGCGGGCGGCGGCGGTCTTCGGCAACGTCTTCCTGCACATCCACCCGGCCCGGGTGCACGAGAACTCGCTTCGCTTCGGCTACACGCTGGGGCTTGGGCTGATCTCCTTCTACCTGTTCCTGATCCTGGCGATCTCGGGGACGCTGCTCATGTTCTACTACACCCCGTCCACGCAGCTCGCCTACCACAACATGAAGGACCTGGAGTACGTGGTCTCCTTCGGGGTGATCCTGCGCAACATCCACCGCTGGTCGGCGCACGCCATGGTCGCCGCCGTGTTCCTGCACATGTGCCGGGTCTTCTACACCGGCTCCTACAAGGCCCCCCGGGAGTTCAACTGGGTGGTGGGGGTATCCCTTTTGCTGATGACCCTGTTCCTGAGCTTCACCGGTTACCTCCTCCCCTGGGACCAGCTTGCCTTCTGGGCCATCACCGTGGGGTCCAACATCGCGGCCTATGCCCCCTGGATCGGCGAGAAGATCCGCTTCGTGATGCTGGGCGGCAACGAGGTCGGGCAGATGGCGCTGATCCGGTTCTACGTGCTGCACGTGGCCCTGCTCCCCGTGGTGGCGCTCGTCCTCATGGGGGTCCATTTCTGGAGGATCCGCAAGGACGGCGGCCTTTCCCGCCCGGCGGACCGTTAA
- a CDS encoding menaquinol oxidoreductase, which produces MHLVKKEEIFPRDPNKTYSLMAIVDGDSLQVDKDPGDTVSSWPHLVLRELLLFLVVGIAVVGVSLLFNAPLEEPANALHSTNPAKAPWYFVGIQELVSYSAFLGGIVAPAAIVLSLLFLPYLDRNPAGVGVWFAKERRVATTIFTVFVVSMGILIVIGQFLRGPNWTLNLPWK; this is translated from the coding sequence ATGCATCTGGTTAAAAAAGAAGAGATTTTCCCGAGGGACCCCAACAAGACCTACTCGCTGATGGCCATCGTGGATGGGGATTCGCTCCAGGTGGACAAGGACCCGGGCGACACCGTTTCCAGCTGGCCGCACCTGGTGCTGCGCGAACTGCTCCTCTTCCTGGTGGTGGGGATCGCGGTCGTCGGCGTGTCGCTTCTGTTCAACGCGCCGCTCGAGGAGCCGGCCAACGCCCTGCACTCCACCAACCCGGCCAAGGCGCCCTGGTACTTCGTGGGGATCCAGGAGCTGGTCAGCTACTCGGCCTTCCTGGGGGGGATCGTGGCCCCGGCGGCGATCGTGCTGTCGCTTCTGTTCCTCCCGTACCTGGACCGCAACCCGGCCGGCGTCGGGGTCTGGTTCGCCAAAGAGCGCAGGGTCGCCACCACCATTTTCACCGTTTTCGTGGTGTCCATGGGGATCCTGATCGTGATCGGGCAGTTCCTGCGCGGGCCGAACTGGACGCTCAACCTCCCCTGGAAGTGA
- a CDS encoding ubiquinol-cytochrome c reductase iron-sulfur subunit, whose amino-acid sequence MGLNNCGGAATMPDGLDEGRRSFVKKVTATTLALGVGGIALQTGRFLKPNVLYEPARAFKVGELAAFPIGSRIVIEGRGVEIVRERDGIHAVSLTCTHLGCLVKQVENDPDVAYACPCHGSTFAHKGEVLGGPAPKDLPWYEMYMDHTGALVVDTSKVNRDRTKLVV is encoded by the coding sequence ATGGGACTGAACAACTGTGGTGGCGCGGCGACCATGCCCGACGGGCTGGACGAGGGGCGCAGGAGTTTCGTGAAGAAGGTGACGGCGACCACGCTGGCCCTGGGGGTAGGGGGGATCGCGCTGCAGACCGGGCGGTTTCTGAAGCCCAACGTGCTCTACGAACCGGCCCGGGCCTTCAAGGTGGGGGAACTCGCCGCCTTCCCCATCGGCAGCCGCATCGTCATCGAGGGGCGCGGCGTCGAGATCGTCAGGGAGCGCGACGGCATCCACGCCGTTTCCCTCACCTGCACCCACCTGGGGTGCCTGGTGAAGCAGGTCGAGAACGACCCGGACGTGGCCTACGCCTGCCCCTGCCACGGCTCCACCTTCGCCCACAAGGGCGAGGTGCTGGGCGGGCCGGCACCGAAGGACCTCCCCTGGTACGAGATGTACATGGACCATACCGGCGCCCTCGTGGTGGACACCTCCAAGGTGAACCGCGATCGGACCAAACTCGTCGTCTAG
- a CDS encoding c-type cytochrome: protein MEKAVLRRLTTLCIVCGLGCLVLLGVAGFRDTNREWKYYQEDYREKLMGKLGRDKNPAMYQRVAQMKPELKQVVVTEWQTVDRCVTCHISIEDPLFAQARQPLKTHPYPELLKQHPVDRFGCTICHGGQGLATTYYGSSHEPIHNWPVTLVSKGLMQSRCGYCHKNFEAIKADKLIEGRALYQELHCAGCHQINGQGGAVGPDLSSFADKDPSNFSLENLKGSRSKQNWVIEHFQDPQRVSPGSPCAATP from the coding sequence ATGGAAAAAGCAGTCTTGCGTAGGCTCACCACACTCTGCATCGTCTGCGGGCTCGGCTGCCTGGTCCTCCTGGGTGTGGCGGGTTTCCGGGACACGAACCGGGAATGGAAATACTACCAGGAGGATTACCGGGAAAAGCTGATGGGTAAGCTTGGCCGGGACAAGAACCCCGCCATGTACCAGAGGGTCGCCCAGATGAAGCCGGAACTCAAACAGGTGGTGGTGACGGAATGGCAGACGGTGGACCGCTGCGTCACCTGCCACATCTCCATCGAGGACCCGCTCTTCGCCCAGGCCCGCCAGCCGCTGAAGACCCACCCGTACCCGGAGCTTTTGAAGCAGCACCCGGTGGACAGGTTCGGCTGCACCATCTGCCACGGCGGACAGGGGCTCGCCACCACCTACTACGGCTCCTCGCACGAGCCGATCCACAACTGGCCGGTGACCCTGGTGTCGAAGGGGCTGATGCAGTCGCGCTGCGGCTACTGCCACAAGAACTTCGAGGCGATCAAGGCGGACAAGCTGATCGAGGGGCGCGCCCTCTACCAGGAGCTGCACTGCGCCGGCTGCCACCAGATCAACGGCCAGGGGGGGGCGGTCGGGCCCGACCTGAGCTCCTTCGCGGACAAGGACCCCAGCAACTTCTCCCTGGAGAACCTGAAAGGGAGCCGCTCGAAGCAGAACTGGGTCATCGAGCACTTCCAGGACCCGCAGCGGGTCTCCCCCGGCTCCCCATGCGCGGCTACGCCATGA
- a CDS encoding c-type cytochrome yields MKKTILSIAAALSLAAFTTPAPAAPGPPRMPYAFEMYCVMCHQQGVQIGPTGIFDMQSKSGNPLHEQYIRNNVRFGMKAMPAFRLSEVPPKELDGFVAYLKDVAAYRKTNPTYRPVPAQKGGAKK; encoded by the coding sequence ATGAAAAAAACCATCCTATCGATAGCGGCGGCGCTCTCACTGGCGGCGTTCACCACGCCGGCTCCGGCCGCGCCGGGTCCGCCCCGGATGCCCTACGCCTTCGAGATGTACTGCGTGATGTGCCACCAGCAGGGGGTCCAGATCGGCCCCACCGGCATCTTCGACATGCAGAGTAAAAGCGGCAATCCCCTGCACGAGCAGTACATCAGGAACAACGTTCGCTTCGGGATGAAGGCCATGCCCGCCTTCAGGCTCTCCGAGGTCCCGCCCAAAGAGCTGGACGGCTTCGTGGCCTACCTGAAGGACGTCGCCGCCTACCGGAAGACCAACCCCACATACCGGCCGGTTCCGGCCCAAAAAGGAGGGGCAAAGAAATGA